The Scatophagus argus isolate fScaArg1 chromosome 12, fScaArg1.pri, whole genome shotgun sequence genome includes the window ACAAATTCTTCTGAATATCTGCATGACTGGTCGACATGGGTCCTAAAATCCTAGTGagagaattattattatttattacattattattgaACTACTGAACAACATGCGACTGCGTCGCGGGGCACACATTGGGAACAAGCTAGCTAGCAAACATTGCGTTAGCAGCTTGGATTCAGCCTAAATGTGCAACGACAATTTCCAACTTACCACCGTAAGTGCCATAGTTACAGATATACGGAATAGAATATTAAAGAATACTGAATAATACTATCAGAAGGATGGTGGAAAATCTTTTCAAGCATCAAgtggcttttctttttcttgttcatttAGCTGCCAGCATAGCCATGTAGCCTCATGTATTATTTCCGCCGGGCACCGAGTATAACTACcaaaataaattgtttgtaGTTTCGTTTAATTGCAGTAGATGCAACTGATACCGTGGTACCATCCCTCTGAAACGCCTACAAATTTCCTATTTGTTCTGCGATtcaataaatgataaaataacaaaacGGACTCGGAAATTCAATGTCATTGTCTTGCGGTGCCACTGAtagcattttaatttgaagagaaaaaaacgaCCCATGCGGAAGTACGGCTCATAATTTCCTGAGTCATTGCTCATCCTGGTTCAAATGTGAAACGAAATAACGCTTCATCTCCTTACTACTACCCACTAAGCTACGTTAAACCATAAGCTTTCTGTGACACTGAAAGTCTACGGTATTTTACAATGGAGGGTTCTGTATCAGATGTGGAGATCTGTAATTTCGCTTACACGGGGCAGTTTGAGAAATTAAAACAGTCTATCCTGTCAGATAAAACGCTTGCCTGCAAAGCGGATCAGGTAAGAATGTATCTCTTGAAGACATGGCAAATGCCAATTGACATTTTCCAAGATTACCCCCGTCTTTGTTGTAACTTCAGGACAATCGAACCGCACTGCACTGGGCTTGTTCTGCTGGCCACACCAACATTGTGGAGTTTCTGCTTGACCTGGGAGTTGAAGTGAATTTGCAAGATGATGTAGGTcgaatgttttttgtttttttaacaaaattttgatgttctgtgtgaaaaacaaacaaagcgGATTACACTACTCTCATCCTCTAATGTGTCTGACGTGTGATATTAAATTCTAGATACAGTAGGTGCACCCTACAATGTAATATTACAACAGGCCAAACTGTCGCTTAAAAATATAACAGAATTAATACCTTTGTGAAACTTTATTTATAGTAGCCATTTGGGTATTCCAGTGTTCTACTGATAGCAAATGAATTACATTCAATTCACGCTGTTTTGTGAAATGGAATGTGATATTGCTTCCCAGGCTTCGTGGACCCCTCTTCACATTGCAGCATCTGCGGGCAGAGAAGACATAGTGAGATCTTTAATATCAAAAGGAGCTCAGCTGAATTCAGTAAATCAAAATGGATGTACCCCCCTGCACTACGCAGCCTCTAAAGACAGATATGAGGTAAGTTTCCCTGGTTGCAATAAATTTGGATGGTAGTGGTGGTGCAATGGTTCGCACTCTTGCCTCACAGCAGGGGTTTTCTCCGGGCACtccggcttccttccacaatcccaaaaacatgcacattaggttagttggctactccacattggccacgtgtgtgtgtgttagccctgcaattgacttgcaaccagtccagggtgttggataggctccagccctgcCGAGACCATGacggataagcggcatagaaagtggacggatggatggatggatggatgcatgcaTGATAGTTTGATATACCTGGTGCCACACAcataaatttctttctttcaataCATGTtgttaaaattatgttttatttccagtCATTTATTATATGGTCCAAACatttcagtgagaaaataatcattagatGTGTCgattatgaaaataattgttggtTAAACTcgtaatattttttttttagctttgtcATTGCTTTTCTTTGAGTAAGGTTGAATTATCATTAGGACAATACATGTACTGCAAGAAGACATTGCTTCCAACTTCTGCAGACTATTAAGTAATTTTATAGTGCATTGTGTAGGAGTTAAtggcatctagtggtgtggTTGCAAATTACAACCAGCAGAAGACCTCGCATCTCATACTCCCCTAAGGTGTACTATAGTAACATGGCCatgcaacatggtggactcgGAGTAGCACATTGCCataataattaaatcaaatgtaaaaaatttaTATCATGACAGTTATTATATaatggggcagccgtggcctataggtttgagaagcagcttgtgactgGAAGGTGGCCGGTTCGATTCCACGCCGCACTGGCAGGAACAATTTGGTTGTGGAACAATTTCCTAGTtcgggattaataaagtataataatttaaaaaataaattcaaaattaatAGACTGTGTacaattaatattttaacatgTAATTGGAACACAGAAATTACTCTATTACTCTTCTGTCAGCAACTTGCCAAAAGTCACAAACACTACATCAAAattgtgaatttatttattggatGTAATGTGTATTTCATGTAAATGTCACAGAACTTAAAACTAGGTTACTTGTTGCTAGTTGCATGTGAGTAATacagctttcatttttaatagaTTGCCCTGATGTTATTGGAAAACGGAGCGGACCCCAATGCCACCGACAAGTTGGAGTCCACTCCCCTTCACAGAGCATCTGCCAAGGGCAACTACCGCCTCATCCAGCTGCTTCTCAAACAGAGTGCCTCCACCAACATCCAGGACTCACAGGGCAACACACCGCTGTATGTGTGAATaggttttcatttgttcagtgcaacagtgtggctgcaggcacaaacacacaattgCAGGggaatgaacaaacacaaacacaaagggtCTGTTCACctaaactgaaaacatgttttctcatgCCATGGGATTTTTACCTCCACCCTAATATAGAAAGACGTTGTGTttacaacttttaaaatgaaagtaatcaaaagcatttttgtatttacaattctgcatgcattttttttctttttctttcttttttttttaaccagccACCTGGCATGTGATGAGGAACGTGTGGAAGCAGCCAAGTTGCTGGTGGAACATGGGGCCAGCATCTACATTGAGAACAAGGAGGAGAAGACCCCCCTCCAGTTAGCCAAGGGCGGTCTGGGTAACTTATTGCGTCGGATTGTGGAGGGatgatgcatttattttgtcactGCTTGAATCTCCGCCATCAGTAAGTTACATAATGAGAATTCTCATCCCAGTCAATCCCCCCTGAGCAGCCTGGCGTCGGCCACCCAGATGTGTAACCTGTGGAAGATGAAAGAGCTAGGGCGAAGAGTTGAAGTGTACTGCATCCTGCTTCTCAGATGGAGCAGTGAAATTGTTCAGACCTCAGATGTCTAATCAAAAGCACTCTACATTAAAAACTGCAGCCTATTTTCTATGAAGTTCAAATTGttacagaaatgaataaataaaatcagtgttcAGCTTGTTAATAAAGGTTATTGGggatgcatttatttattgtgaaatgGTTCCACTGCATTACATTTTCCCCAATAGAAGAGGAACATAGAAAGTATTGTTATACTTTCTTGCACAATGATTTTTGGAGACTGGGAGATCCTTCGTTGGATAGCAGTAGAAGATTTGGAAGTCTGTTCATCACTGTTGGGCATTTAATCATGTCTTATCTACCACAGGGCACTTTTGTGGCATTTATTCTGGGGACACATATCTTCTTGCTTttctaatttaaaataataattttaaaaagtaaaaaaaaaaacacaacaacaaaaaaaaaacactttaatatgCCAGCTTTTTAAGCCTAAAATGAATGAGTGCATTTATAGAATGTGTGGATACTAAAACATGTTTGCTATAAATAGTGTTGGGATAACTCTTTAAATAAATACTAcaatttccctcgggatcaataaagtatctatctatctaaaagtatctatctatctaatgcAAAATGCTTTATTACAAATACAAGTCCTGTATTCCAAATTATACCTACGTATTATCAGGTAAATGTAGTCTGCTTACActataaaagtaaaagaagccatcttGCAAACGAAGTGGTTTCTGTTATGAATGGTGTCTACAGTATACTATTGGGTGATTATCACTGATGCATTAGTACGTATGGTTCTGTTCCTGCATTCGTGGATCTGCTACGGGAGAAATTCCTGACGTCACAACAGTGGTCAGCTGGTATGCGCACGAGGAGATGCGCATTACTCACACCCAGTCGATTTTACTTCCTAAACGCGAGGTCACGTCAAACAAACTGTTCTCTTTAATCACTGGATTCTGTTATGGGCGGTGTTCACACCCAACACCATCTGAAATTAGAGACTGAAGAGTTGGCGGCTGTGAGGTGTTAAACGGTAATTCTTAAAGTTTTGTAATGCTAGTTTATTATAACTTTTTTGACGTAGCTGACGTGAAGTAGAATAGCTAAGCTAACGTAAGTTGGCTAGCTAACGTTTGCAATTGGCGTTAGATTACTAACATTAACTCAGCATTACAGCTCAAGATCACTGATCCCGTTCTAGACTGCACTGGTCGATGTAGCTTATTAAATTGCTTCATTCGTCTTAACACtgagctgatgtgtgtgtgtgtgtgtgtgtctgtccagcgAGCCTTCggttttcagtttctgtcagtCGGAGTTTGCCTGCCAGAAAATACGGGGCTGTTGTGTCTCTATTGTTTAACTCAAACTGCGTGATCTTTCTGGAGTTTGCGGGGCTCGTAGTTACAGTCTGATAATATAAGCGACAGTACGTGGATAAGTGAGCTATGACTTGCTATAATATGATTTTACGCCTTAGAGGCCGTACTTCAACTTTGTGCAAAGCAGGTTTGACTGAAGCATATTCAGCGAGCATTTTACCCAGCCTACCTGAACTTTGACTTAATGATTGTTTCTTCAAAGTATTCCGACACGTAACACAGTTCAAAGATTGCAAGCTGCTCTCTTCAATAAAGTAAATATACGTCTTAAACGATAGCCGTAGTTCAATAAATAGTTAACTCAGTGCTGATATGCTGTGGTATGATATTGCTAAGAGAATCAGTTGAATCAAGTTCGGTTTACTTTACTTGTTTTCAAACCCCCAAAACACAGTTCCTGGAAAAACTTAAACAATACACATCTTCCATTACATAAATTTTATGCTGTGCCTACCCTGGGCTTAAGTCTGCTTTTGTCACACGATCAGGACAATACACAGTTGAGAATGCTACACATGCACTCAAAAAAGACATCAGCTTAGTAAGGCTAGGTGACAGCaacaaaatttttgtttttttttttattactaagTTCCACCCTCTGGGAAAATGTACGTAAGTGGGAGTGTGTCATGCTTCTTGTGATGTGTTGCAACATACTTTTACACGTTAATACACACCCTGTACCTTTGTTGAGTTATGCCATGTGGTGGCATCAACCATCAATAATGTTTCGAGCCAAGAGAGCAAGTTTGTCTCCTCACAGTACCTGCTCAAACATACTGTGGAACGGAGATCATCGTAGTGTGAGACAACCTTTCATATGTGCTTAATTTAAGAACTGTTGGCTATATGTTACAACATCAGgtcaaataaaatttaaagtaaCAATAGTGTTAGGCTGAAGTCACTCAGTGTTTAATAGTACATGCCACACCTCCATACAGCTGGTCTTTTTAGTTGTACATCCTATGTGTCAATGTAACTAAttttaagaagaaaatattattattgtccTTCGGTTGCAAAGGAATGCACCCTTTCAAATACTAGTGTTTGGCAGTCCTACCTCTCTAGTGCCAGTCCCTCACATGGAATAACCAGCGCCTGCATGTGATCACAGTCTGGCTGCTTCTCTTAAAGGCACAGTGACCATATAACAGCCTGGCTGTGCAGATCAGCTTTCCACTGTGCTTGAACCCTGACATACAATGTAGCAAGAAGTTATTTCACTGATATTATTGGACCCTTTTTTAGAAATTTGCTTGAAAATATATGCATCTAATACCAGCagcatattttctttctttattatcTGCAGAAATTGTTTCCATCAAGTTGATACATGCAGCACTTTCCTGCCTGGGTCTAACATGTGTGATCTCAGACAAGACAACAATTTGGAGGCAGATGATTGTGAGGATTTTTCCTTACTGAACAGTCGCTTGGATTCATTCCGGGGCTCCAGTCTGGCCCAGCGGGTCTCTCCAGTAAGACTGGCCCAGGCTGGCTTCTACTTCACTGGCCATGCTGATCGTGTTCGCTGTTTCAGCTGCCGGAAGACTGTGGAAAACTGGTGCAACGAAGACACACCTGTGGAGAGGCATAAGGAGGTAATCATGATagttataaaacaaacaaatgtgataaattgttttgttttcattcttttcaaaaTTAAGTCACATTTTTTGTGTTGCTACAGATTTCCCCATCATGCAGATTTCTCAGCTGCACTCACAGAACCGGTATTCACCCAGTTTCTGAAAGCACACTGAGTAATGGTTCCTCCTATAATGAAGAGGCACAGGACTTAGAATATCTTTTGAGAACAGGAGGGGTGGTTGATGAGTCCACCTACCCAATGGCCCCCCACATGAGGAGTGAGGAGGCCCGACTTCAGACCTTCTCTTCTTGGCCATCTGGTGGTCCGGTGGGACCTCGTGATCTGGCTCAAGCTGGCTTCTACTACTTAGGGAAGAACGACCGGGtgcagtgtttctgctgtggtGGCATGCTGGGCGGCTGGGAAGCAGGGGACACTGCCTGGGGAGAACACACCAAACATTTCTCCAACTGCTTCTTCATCCTCGGCCATGATGTGGGCAACATCCCATTCGAAGGGGGTACAGAGGAGGAGAACTGGAACAGCAGACAACATGCAAGCACTCGTGTCCATATGGGGAGTTTTGAGGAAAGGCTTGCTAGCTTTGCAGGTGTTGAGCTCCCTGTAAACCGAGAGAGGCTTGCCAGAGCTGGCTTTTACAGCACAGGTAGAACATTAATGTCTGACTAAGGGGAAAATAGTATTGAGACTGAAGGGACATTCAACAACATATCAAAACTCTGAGTGATTCAAAATTGTCTTTGGTATTTGATCATGGCTAGCTGTGAATGCTAATAAGTGTAAACTGTTTGTGTTCTTGCAGGGACAGGAGacaatgtgttgtgtttccactgtggtGGCGGCTTGAAAGGGTGGCAGCCTGAGGAAGACCCTTGGGAAGAACATGCCAAGTACTATCCTGGGTAAAGACTGCCATGATGttctctgtacacacacacacacaagttttttttgtttgttttttaaattttgattttatttaattttatttttgctgttgcttctgcatttgttttgatacAATTATCGtgattgtcattttttttaaatcagatgtGGCTTCCTGTTGGCAGAAAAAGGACAAGAATTCATCAACAGTATCCAGCTTCAAGAcccacaacacaacagagctgTAAGAATTCAGTGCTTTTATATACTCTCAGTGCTTTTTATATACTCTTAGGTAACCTGAAttgaaaaaaccaaaacagaaaaaacaaaaaatgaaaccagaTTTCTGGATCAGGATAGCGGCATTATAAACTTGTTGATCATTTGATTTCTTAGCCAGAGTTATTGTATACTTAACCTGTGTTAACATGTGGCACATGTGAGGACAGGGAAACAGTGCAGTGATGCACGGACATAATTTTACTTTTCGATTGAATAAATTGAAAAACAATATGTTTAAGACTTctctgtatatacacacacacagacacaccactgTTCAAAAGTTTGACTGCTGTGTATTTTTGAATGGCATTCCATGCATTTCAGTTGTAGCAgattcctttttttaaacagatgatTTAGGCACAGGCTCCTGTTTTATTGTCAGTTGCACAACAATGAACAGGAATTAACAGGCATGTTGCTTCTATGAAGCTAttcttaaaaacttaaaaacaagaacagaagtTTATTTTAGGGCAGTGGTTCCCCGTACCACGGGGGTACATCTGCTCTTTCCATGGAGAAATCATAGAATAGGTTAATTTGTAtagaataatttaatttttttataatttgaaaaaaatattatatgaaTTAATGATTTATAATATTGAATCAGATGTAACATTGTTATAGCTTGTTTTCCACAGCTATTTTGTGGAAAATATGATTACAACAGTATTGTCTCctgtcacacatacagtacgGAAATTAACTTTTAGTTTAAAtcattcactttttcttttggggCCAAACGGATTCACGTGTAAATAatatatttgttgtttgaattatgttgtttttatcatgAGTGATTCCAAACTTTTGAATGGTTGGCCATGTGGAAAAATTTGTATATATTGTTACCTGTAGTAATGTcactcatgtttttattttgcagtattCTGAAAATAACtatgactttgtgtgtttgcagacatCAAGTCATCAGAATGGATTTTCAGGGGACAGGAATGGtaaacttttatatttttcaatttaacTATCCGTTTTTGAGCATTTAAAACTAATTGAAACATATCCTGTACTTAAAGAAAATGAGAAGGTGTATTCATGACCTTCATCgctgacaaataaaaataaccaaCTAAAACAAGTGGTTGTATACAATGATATTTCCTCTTTGTGTACAGATGTGCTGCGGTGTGAGATGGCTCAGAAGGCCTTAGAGGTCGGTCTGGAGCCTAGTGTGGTAGAAAGGACCATCTTGGAGAAAATTGGTAGGACAGGCTCAGGCTACTCCAGCCTGGAAGCACTTATGGAGGACTGTCTTAACGACAGGACACATAGTGATGCTGCACAGACACTAGGTACTGTACCTGCTGTATGCTGAACCAGGTTCATAGTATAAATAGATACTGTTGTTGAttatataaaatatgatttaaatatgagcaaacacattttaatctttcattttttcagaTGAGGACCCATTGGAGAAACTGCAGAAGctgcagagggagaaacagTGCAAAATTTGTATGGACAGAGATATTTGCATGGTCTTCATTCCGTGTGGTCATCTCGTTGCTTGTAAGGAATGTTCAGTGCCACTTATCAAGTGTCCAATCTGCTGTGGAGCCATAACACAGAAAATCAAGACCTATAACTCTTAAGGGAAACACTAATTCTTGCCCAAAGTCAATGGTAAATGCTGCTTTCTCACTTAATCTttataatattgtattttaacattaaatgtaCATAGCGTGTATCGTgtaaatatatctatatatatatagatctaTATCTGTATATtgatatatctatatctatatatatatatatgaggaCTGTGTTGTTTGTGAATGAGAGAATGAGTAAGAATATTTTCACAATCACTTAGATGGTAAATAGCTGTTGATACTGGGATGAGATCATATTATAAATAGCTGATGTTGATTTTCTCAGCCATTAATGAGTCCTAAAACCTACACTAAAGaacaatttctgttttttgtaacACTCTTTCTTGCCAGAGTTGCCTTCTAGGTCAATATATGTGTGTCtcattcagttgttttatttgagaTATTTGCCACAGtttaattgatttaaatatGGGATGCACCATCAGTGTCATACACCTATGTGTCCCTCTCATCTGTTTCATCTAGGGTATTTAATGTTTTAGACTCAGTTTTCTCTATGTTTGCGCAAAATTGACTCTAGTTTAGGGCCTGCAGTTAATCAGTGTGGTGCAAAATCATTTTACAATTCCATCATGTACTTTTTTGTGTCTTGAAGAGTGAATAAACTTCGATGACTGagcttcaaatgtttttttttctttcattactgttagattttgtatttttctaacTATAACTGTTCTCAGAATTTGGTGGTTAAAGGCCACCAGCTCAACCTCATCACCCACTAAGAGAAGGTTTGTATAACTTTGTGAAACAAGTATCCTTAATATTCCAGTTTCACACACTACATGGGATTTTACCAGCTAGAGACATTTCTCTCTGGTGAGGtttgatgtgatttttgtttgttacagCCTTCTGTGGAAATAATCTTTCAGTTTGAACCCaaacaatatttatattttggtgGTATAGATGAATCAACTTAATATTTCTAGATGGAATGTAATGTTGACTAATTAAATAAAGATGAATTAAattctctgtctcactcattTTAGAAATTTTAGATCGGTTATCTTAAACAATAGGTTCATAGTATAAATAGGTCCACTGTCCCCTCTGCTGAgtcagaaacacactgacaacagagatcagagctgcaaaaatGCGCTACTCTGAAAAGCTGGAAAACGTTTTCAGCCACCAAACCTGCATCAGTGTGGAGAGGCCTGCAAGACATCTCAATTACAAGAGTCCATCCCCCAACACTGCAGAGAACCATCAACTAACAGATGAGCTGAATGCCTGTAGTCTGCAGGTTTGACAAGCCCTCATTCACACCTATCACCCACTCAGTCACAAACCCACCACCATCATCCTGGAAATTCTCCACTCCAAGCTGACCCATCTCATCATGTGCCAGCTCTCACCTGTCAGTGGATCACAAACTTCCCGACAGACCAGAAGCAGTaggtgaggctggggaaatCAACATCAAGCAATCGGAAAATAAGCACCGGCGCTCCCCACGGGTGTGTGCTTTCTcatctgctcttctccctcGACACCAACAACAACTGCTCCTTGAGAGACCAGTCCATCAAAATcctgaagtttgcagatgacgCAACAGTCAATGGCCTTTTCCAAGAGGGTGACGAGTCTGCCTACAGGTGGAATGGCGATCAACTGCTCCGCTGGTGTAGTCAGAACAACCTCGAGCTTAACCCACTCAAAACTGCGGAAATGATAGTGGACTTCAGAAGGAGCCCCCCACCACTGCCCACATCACCATACTCAACAACACTGTGTCCATGGTAGAAACAATCAGGTTTTTGGGATCCACCATCTCCCAGGAAGTGGACAGCAAACATAGACACAGTAATCAagaaggcccagcagaggatcTACTTCCTGAGGCAACTCAGAAAGTTCGGCCTGCCTCAGGAACTGCTGGCCCAGTTCTACATAGCAGCAATTCAGTTTGTACACCCCCAGAGTGAGGAAACGGATAGGATGCATCACTGCAGATCCATCACACTCCATCACACACCTGTTCGAACCTCTCCCCTCTGGACAGTGCTACTGGACACTGTACGCCAAAACAACCAGACccaaaacagtttcttcccccaggccatcacTTTATCAAACTGTTAACATGTAATTAAGGGATTTGTATATAGTATTGTAAAGAAATTGATGTACATTGTCATTCATCCTCCACCCACCCAGTACAAAGTATTATTCCCTCGTCTCTTTAGTACTTCTTATTCATCCTTACTTTATTACAGTTCTATGTAGGTACCTGAGAGCAAGTGTAACTGGggtcaaattccttgtatgtgtgaACATACTTGGCCAATAAATCTGACTCCGATTCGAAGCTGAAGCTGAACTGTGGTGGCAATAAACTCTGAATGATAaactatttcttttcttctccccttGTTCAAAACTAATAAGAGGTAACTTTAAGTTTAAGTTACCTAAATAGTTTATAACTAAGGACttaattttgtttgtggaaTTTTACTAAAGCAGCTTGCAGGCGAAGACtaaagacaagacaagcagTAGTACAAAAGTAGCATCTTAAAATGTAGTACTTCTCAgtgaccactagatgtcagcTCGGAAACGGTGTATTCAATGCGGGTATTGTGGCCGCTAGGTGGTAGCTCTGCACCAGGATTTCCTCCTCCCAGGTCGTCGAAACAACAAACCGAACTACGGAGCAAGCGGGGTGAGAGAACGTCCGAAACCGCCTCTGACCGCGACTTTTAAACTCTTTTTACACAATTATAGTGGAATTCAGACGGAAGCTGTATAAGAATAGTAAAAGTTACGATTCTGTCGGGACTACATTTCACAACAAGGTAAGTTAGCTGTAAAATGGCGGAGAGCTATCTGGAAGTTAGTTGATTTGTATTTTGCTAACCGTCTCGCTAGCCAGGCTAGTGCTAGATGTGCCCAGAGCGCGGATGTCTGCCTGAACCAAGTCGCTTCGCTAGCTCGCGGTACATGGCTACTTTGGTTGTTAGCAAGCTAACGAACTGCATTTTGTGCCGCCGTAACGCAAAAATATTTAGTTCGTTGCCGAAATAAGGATTTTATTGTGTCAAGTGACTTAGTTGGACTTTATATATTTGTAAACAAAGTGTTTGTTGCTTATGCAATACGGTACTGGAACTCCC containing:
- the psmd10 gene encoding 26S proteasome non-ATPase regulatory subunit 10, with the protein product MEGSVSDVEICNFAYTGQFEKLKQSILSDKTLACKADQDNRTALHWACSAGHTNIVEFLLDLGVEVNLQDDASWTPLHIAASAGREDIVRSLISKGAQLNSVNQNGCTPLHYAASKDRYEIALMLLENGADPNATDKLESTPLHRASAKGNYRLIQLLLKQSASTNIQDSQGNTPLHLACDEERVEAAKLLVEHGASIYIENKEEKTPLQLAKGGLGNLLRRIVEG
- the LOC124067732 gene encoding E3 ubiquitin-protein ligase XIAP codes for the protein MCDLRQDNNLEADDCEDFSLLNSRLDSFRGSSLAQRVSPVRLAQAGFYFTGHADRVRCFSCRKTVENWCNEDTPVERHKEISPSCRFLSCTHRTGIHPVSESTLSNGSSYNEEAQDLEYLLRTGGVVDESTYPMAPHMRSEEARLQTFSSWPSGGPVGPRDLAQAGFYYLGKNDRVQCFCCGGMLGGWEAGDTAWGEHTKHFSNCFFILGHDVGNIPFEGGTEEENWNSRQHASTRVHMGSFEERLASFAGVELPVNRERLARAGFYSTGTGDNVLCFHCGGGLKGWQPEEDPWEEHAKYYPGCGFLLAEKGQEFINSIQLQDPQHNRATSSHQNGFSGDRNDVLRCEMAQKALEVGLEPSVVERTILEKIGRTGSGYSSLEALMEDCLNDRTHSDAAQTLDEDPLEKLQKLQREKQCKICMDRDICMVFIPCGHLVACKECSVPLIKCPICCGAITQKIKTYNS